Proteins co-encoded in one Papaver somniferum cultivar HN1 chromosome 5, ASM357369v1, whole genome shotgun sequence genomic window:
- the LOC113279463 gene encoding uncharacterized protein LOC113279463, with amino-acid sequence MIQILIRTLHDNPMIWHEQLPMALWAYRTASRSSTRTSPYSLAYDADIVLPEEIKIPSATPYSLANKHVSHLLEGYGIRQVFFTPYRPRGNGQAESTKKTLIRILCRTVHDNPRTWNEQLPIALWAYCTASRISTGTSPYSLVYGVDVVFPAEIKILSSRIAATSEVQWNEYEISNSRIKELDTLDSRRTKAEDHAELLKKSLQGV; translated from the coding sequence atgattcagatTCTCATTCGAACATTGCATGATAACCCCATGATATGGCATGAGCAGCTACCCATGGCGTTGTGGGCATACCGCACTGCATCCAGAAGCTCCACTAGAACCTCTCCTTACTCACTTGCTTATGATGCTGACATTGTTCTGCCAGAAGAAATTAAAATCCCATCAGCTACTCCTTACTCACTTGCTAACAAACATGTAAGTCATTTACTCGAGGGATATGGCATCAGGCAAGTCTTTTTTACTCCTTACCGCCCTCGAGGAAACGGACAAGCTGAGAGCACCAAAAAAACCCTGATTCGGATTCTCTGTCGAACAGTGCATGATAACCCCAGGACATGGAATGAGCAACTACCCATTGCGTTGTGGGCATATTGCACTGCATCTAGGATCTCAACAGGAACCTCTCCTTACTCACTTGTTTATGGTGTTGACGTTGTtttcccagcagaaatcaaaatccTATCATCCAGGATTGCGGCAACAAGTGAGGTTCAATGGAATGAATATGAAATATCAAATTCCAGGATAAAAGAGTTGGACACACTCGATTCCAGAAGGACTAAGGCAGAAGATCATGCAGAGCTACTGAAGAAGAGTCTCCAGGGCGTATGA